The following are encoded together in the Fundulus heteroclitus isolate FHET01 chromosome 19, MU-UCD_Fhet_4.1, whole genome shotgun sequence genome:
- the LOC105932900 gene encoding LOW QUALITY PROTEIN: tandem C2 domains nuclear protein (The sequence of the model RefSeq protein was modified relative to this genomic sequence to represent the inferred CDS: deleted 2 bases in 1 codon), which produces MEFFKDCCKNLSQRNKKEQETQVIKLKGPPMERMVTEDVPNKRIWGKQPPSSSDPVCRAPLDALLRSTPRPAALPSTAWTARLSQDHICREQKAELIGNSFIPYNPESIFHQHSMYISDRRDAPKNNLLTPGWTPKSGKEQRRSSSTLDLASPSGRTHRIDSISSTISSTSSTRDPMGSSLESVALSGDEQELGKVCVRIRYQQDVEQVWITLVQCSDLSVHPKEEQKIGFKGIITVPKPIQFKSSLKEYRQDATFMETFVFALRLKQLQGSNLMLRLQTHNPRTRVVADCLLSLRQLGSQESEHWLDLKQPSKSPACHSELHLSTVFQPVSGRIQVKVLAAQNLPLSSSPLSQVFYVKAEMQQLGQGGVVMKTQKQKASRGQCRWEETFSFLLASLERACTLTVRLYSRTSVRTKRCLGQVRLGFDSPLPGAVDQWKDTMAHPEKVVTAWHRLSPP; this is translated from the exons ATGGAGTTCTTCAAAGACTGCTGCAAGAACCTCTCGCAGAGGAACAAGAAGGAACAGGAGACCCAAG TAATTAAACTGAAGGGGCCTCCCATGGAGAGAATGGTCACTGAGGACGTGCCGAATAAAAGGATTTGGGGCAAGCAGCCTCCAAGCAGCAGCGA TCCCGTTTGTCGTGCCCCCCTTGACGCCCTCCTACGTTCAACCCCCAGACCGGCAGCGCTCCCTTCTACAGCCTGGACTGCCAG GCTCAGCCAGGACCATATTTGCAGAGAGCAAAAAGCTGAGCTGATAGGCAACAGTTTCATCCCGTACAACCCTGAGTCCATCTTTCATCAGCACAGCATGTACATCTCCGACCGGCGAGATGCACCTAAGAACAACCTTCTAACCCCAG GTTGGACTCCAAAGTCGGGTAAAGAGCAGCGACGGAGCAGCTCAACGCTTGATCTGGCCAGCCCTTCAGGTCGCACtcat CGGATCGACTCCATATCCAGCACCATCAGCAGCACCTCCTCTACAAGGGACCCAATGGGAAGCAGCCTGG AATCTGTCGCTTTGTCTGGGGACGAGCAGGAACTGGGGAAGGTCTGTGTCCGGATAAGATATCAGCAGGATGTGGAGCAGGTGTGGATCACCCTGGTTCAG TGTTCAGACCTCAGCGTCCATCCAAAAGAAGAACAGAAGATTGGCTTCAAAGGCATCATCACCGTCCCAAAACCCATACAGTTCAAGAGCTCACTCAAAGAGTATCGTCAG GATGCCACCTTCATGGAGACCTTCGTGTTTGCGCTGCGTCTGAAGCAGCTGCAGGGCAGCAACCTGATGCTGCGGCTGCAGACGCACAACCCCAGGACACGTGTTGTGGCCGATTGTCTCCTCTCCCTCCGTCAGCTCGGTTCTCAGGAGTCGGAGCACTGGCTCGACCTCAAACAGCCTTCCAAATCCCCG GCGTGTCACTCGGAGCTGCATCTCAGCACCGTCTTTCAGCCAGTCAGTGGACGCATCCAGGTGAAGGTCCTCGCAGCCCAAAACCTGCCTCTGtcgtcctctcctctctcccagG TATTTTACGTCAAAGCTGAGATGCAGCAGCTGGGGCAGGGGGGCGTCGTGATGAAGACCCAAAAACAGAAAGCCTCAAGAGGACAATGTCGGTGGGAGGAGACCTTCTCCTTCCTGTTGGCGTCCCTGGAGCGCGCCTGCACACTGACCGTCAGGCTCTACAGCCGCACCTCTGTCAGGACGAAACGATGTCTTGGACAA GTTCGGCTGGGCTTTGACAGTCCTCTCCCAGGAGCCGTGGATCAGTGGAAGGACACGATGGCTCACCCAGAGAAAGTGGTGACGGCATGGCATCGGCTGAGTCCTCCCTAA